A genomic window from Spirochaetota bacterium includes:
- a CDS encoding LacI family DNA-binding transcriptional regulator, translated as MPKRSISLSDIARQAKVSAMTVSRALNAPENVTPETRDRILSIIKKHGYRKDTFASINARKRHNIQHRTIAVNCSIESLTAAHDFPFFSIIYFSFMQAIMNQGYRTVLTDIDRDTAQFVNAGQVDAVLLCGPVSDASRAFIERSRGDAALITVCAGPGANHAIDPDDESGGAMAARIFAENGHTHVAVLSSDAEPNHRDRFTSFKRTFGTMAKRCRVDHIDARLVREQAVSDSNVLGALTKYFSSAQPTGIFVTNSYSAYLAYRFFNERGIRIPNDISFLGYDNTPFYRTAPIGLSRIWFDPALAGTEAAGTVAAIFSGNDPSSRMLLPVTYTDMHSVTRYSAINDHGG; from the coding sequence ATGCCGAAGCGTAGCATCAGTTTAAGCGATATCGCCCGGCAGGCGAAGGTGAGTGCAATGACCGTATCACGTGCGCTCAATGCACCGGAGAACGTCACCCCCGAGACACGCGACCGTATACTCTCCATCATAAAAAAACACGGCTACCGCAAGGACACATTCGCGAGCATCAACGCACGAAAACGCCACAACATCCAGCACCGGACCATCGCCGTGAACTGCTCCATCGAATCGCTCACTGCCGCACATGATTTCCCCTTCTTCAGCATCATCTATTTCTCCTTCATGCAGGCTATCATGAACCAAGGCTACCGGACCGTGCTCACCGATATCGACCGCGATACCGCGCAGTTCGTGAACGCAGGTCAGGTCGATGCGGTACTTCTCTGCGGGCCCGTCTCCGATGCGTCGCGTGCATTCATTGAACGCTCGCGCGGTGACGCCGCGCTCATCACCGTTTGCGCAGGACCAGGCGCTAACCATGCGATCGACCCTGACGACGAGAGCGGCGGCGCGATGGCGGCACGCATCTTCGCGGAAAACGGACATACGCATGTAGCAGTGTTATCATCGGATGCGGAACCCAATCATCGCGACCGGTTCACCAGTTTCAAACGCACGTTCGGCACAATGGCCAAACGATGCCGTGTGGACCACATCGATGCCCGCCTTGTACGCGAGCAGGCGGTAAGCGATAGCAATGTGCTCGGGGCGCTTACGAAATATTTCAGCAGCGCGCAACCGACCGGAATATTCGTCACGAACAGCTATAGCGCGTACCTCGCCTATCGATTCTTCAATGAACGCGGCATACGCATTCCGAACGATATATCCTTCCTCGGCTATGACAATACGCCGTTCTACCGTACCGCACCGATCGGGCTTTCACGGATATGGTTCGACCCCGCGCTGGCCGGTACGGAAGCGGCCGGTACGGTCGCGGCGATATTCTCAGGGAACGATCCCTCATCGCGCATGCTCCTTCCCGTAACGTACACCGACATGCATTCCGTCACACGATACTCCGCAATCAACGACCATGGAGGCTGA
- a CDS encoding GntR family transcriptional regulator, with protein MKLSKEGRRSYTRQLTDILVTRIVAEAETHDGRVPSFRELAKRYDTSINTVHYAVKRLVRDGILTARAGSGTYLADRYRSRIKGMSKRRHLQITLLVSDSVGNHAWLNPHIEALTAYQTAHGDINFSVHYFRGLDLFAEANFPVIDYISKGYSHGSVIVSPVKPENIRRFVRDDIPIVAMYNEYPGIDCVQTDPEPVYREIMRMAHDRRLRRILVIAGKDRNAKANRFIEGLRVFCGGSAVISASEYEYAGREAARDLIRASAAQIHEAEIIVTTGDETAVACREYIARTGSKTVLINHYDYDSTIGDINIEKASRGEMLFAIELLMARISGENRPPKNIVFRIADTAAAS; from the coding sequence ATGAAGCTCTCGAAGGAAGGACGGCGTTCGTACACACGCCAGCTCACCGATATCCTCGTCACCCGTATCGTCGCGGAAGCGGAAACACATGACGGGCGCGTACCGTCGTTCCGCGAACTTGCGAAGCGATATGATACGAGCATCAATACTGTTCACTATGCGGTCAAGCGCCTCGTACGGGACGGCATTCTCACCGCACGAGCCGGGAGCGGCACATATCTCGCCGACCGATACCGCTCCCGCATCAAAGGCATGTCCAAACGCCGGCATCTGCAGATAACCCTCCTCGTCTCCGACAGCGTCGGCAATCACGCCTGGCTCAATCCGCATATCGAGGCGCTCACGGCATATCAGACAGCGCACGGCGATATCAATTTTTCCGTACACTATTTCCGGGGGCTCGATCTCTTTGCCGAGGCGAATTTCCCCGTCATCGATTATATCAGCAAAGGATACTCGCACGGATCGGTGATCGTATCGCCGGTGAAGCCCGAGAACATACGGCGTTTCGTCCGCGACGATATCCCCATCGTTGCCATGTACAATGAATACCCGGGCATCGACTGCGTGCAGACCGACCCCGAACCGGTGTACCGCGAGATCATGCGCATGGCACACGATCGCCGGCTTCGGCGTATTCTTGTGATCGCCGGCAAAGACAGGAATGCAAAAGCGAACCGTTTCATCGAAGGGCTGCGGGTGTTCTGCGGGGGGAGCGCTGTCATCAGCGCTTCAGAATACGAGTATGCCGGCCGTGAAGCAGCCCGGGACCTTATCCGCGCATCGGCAGCGCAGATACACGAAGCAGAGATCATCGTAACCACCGGTGATGAAACCGCGGTGGCCTGCAGGGAATATATCGCCCGTACCGGCTCGAAAACCGTGCTTATCAATCATTATGACTACGACAGCACCATCGGCGATATCAATATCGAAAAAGCAAGCCGCGGCGAGATGCTCTTCGCGATAGAACTCCTCATGGCACGCATATCCGGCGAAAACCGCCCCCCGAAAAATATCGTCTTCCGCATAGCGGATACCGCGGCCGCATCATAG